From a region of the Pseudanabaena sp. ABRG5-3 genome:
- a CDS encoding 1-deoxy-D-xylulose-5-phosphate reductoisomerase, whose translation MKRITLLGSTGSIGTQTLDIVAEYPEKFQVVGMTAGGNIELFAQQIRKFQPEIVAIANDTKLAELKEAIADLAVKPIMLAGAEGVETVAAYGDSEAVVTGIVGCAGLLPTIAAIKAGKNIALANKETLIAGGEVVVPLVKKHGVKLFPADSEHSAIFQCLQGVPEGGLRRIILTASGGAFRDRPTEELASVTVADALKHPNWAMGKKITIDSATLMNKGLEVIEAHYLFGVDYDKIEIVIHPQSIIHSLIELEDTSVLAQLGIPDMRLPLLYSLSYPDRIPTQWERLDLVKCGTLTFRAPDHQKYPCMELAYAAGRAGGTMPAVLNAANEQVVELFLQERVRYVQIADLIKHVCDRHNLISKPELEDILEADKWARNEVINQVMATI comes from the coding sequence ATGAAACGTATTACCCTGCTTGGCTCCACTGGCTCAATTGGTACACAAACCCTCGATATCGTCGCGGAATATCCTGAAAAATTTCAAGTCGTGGGCATGACCGCAGGGGGAAATATTGAGCTTTTTGCCCAGCAGATTCGTAAGTTTCAGCCTGAAATTGTAGCGATCGCTAATGACACGAAACTTGCCGAACTAAAAGAAGCGATCGCCGATCTAGCCGTGAAGCCGATCATGCTAGCAGGAGCCGAAGGTGTAGAAACCGTGGCTGCCTACGGAGATTCTGAAGCAGTCGTTACAGGGATTGTCGGCTGTGCAGGACTATTACCCACCATCGCCGCCATCAAAGCGGGAAAAAATATTGCCCTAGCTAACAAAGAAACCTTGATCGCTGGCGGTGAAGTAGTTGTGCCATTGGTGAAAAAACATGGCGTGAAGTTATTCCCCGCCGATTCGGAACATTCAGCAATTTTCCAATGTTTGCAAGGAGTGCCTGAAGGCGGATTGCGGCGGATTATCCTCACGGCTTCAGGTGGTGCTTTTCGCGATCGCCCCACGGAGGAACTCGCATCAGTCACCGTTGCCGATGCCTTAAAACATCCCAACTGGGCGATGGGTAAAAAAATTACGATTGATTCCGCAACCTTGATGAATAAAGGTTTAGAAGTGATCGAAGCCCATTATCTCTTTGGCGTAGATTATGACAAAATCGAGATTGTGATTCATCCCCAAAGTATTATCCATTCACTCATTGAATTAGAAGACACTTCCGTATTAGCGCAACTCGGCATTCCCGATATGCGTCTACCTCTGCTCTATTCCCTCTCCTATCCCGATCGCATTCCCACCCAATGGGAGCGCCTCGATCTCGTCAAATGTGGCACGCTCACCTTCCGCGCCCCCGATCATCAGAAATATCCCTGTATGGAACTAGCCTATGCCGCAGGTCGTGCAGGTGGCACGATGCCTGCGGTCTTGAATGCTGCCAATGAGCAAGTAGTCGAGCTATTCCTCCAAGAACGTGTGCGTTATGTGCAGATTGCCGATCTGATTAAGCATGTATGCGATCGGCACAATCTGATCTCTAAGCCAGAACTTGAGGATATTCTCGAAGCTGATAAATGGGCAAGAAATGAGGTAATTAATCAAGTTATGGCTACGATTTAG
- a CDS encoding acyl-CoA desaturase, translating to MTRLFSDIIPDPQPEKLKLSWISVGFFTIVHGLALLAPWFFSWSALGITILLHWFLGSIGICLGYHRLLSHRSFQVPKWLEYLIALIGAAALQGGPIFWIAGHRLHHAHTEDEEKDPYSARRGFWWSHMLWILYPKSDFFDADKYFRYAPDLARDPFYLWLDKYFLLLQIPVGVGLYLLGGWSYVIWGMCVRSVFLWHSTWFINSVTHMWGYRTFETNDNSRNLWWAAIVTYGEGWHNNHHAYPNVAKAGWRWWEVDVTWWAIQVLRAFGLATKVVMPPAIAK from the coding sequence ATGACAAGACTATTTTCAGATATCATTCCTGATCCTCAACCTGAAAAACTAAAACTGAGTTGGATATCGGTGGGTTTCTTTACTATTGTTCATGGTCTAGCCCTGTTAGCCCCTTGGTTCTTTTCATGGTCAGCTTTAGGAATCACAATCTTACTGCATTGGTTTTTAGGAAGCATTGGTATTTGCTTGGGCTATCACCGCTTGCTGAGTCATCGCAGTTTTCAAGTGCCGAAGTGGTTAGAATATCTAATTGCCTTAATTGGGGCGGCAGCTTTACAAGGTGGTCCAATCTTTTGGATTGCAGGACACCGCTTACACCATGCCCATACTGAAGATGAAGAGAAAGATCCTTATTCGGCAAGGAGAGGTTTTTGGTGGAGTCATATGTTGTGGATTCTGTATCCTAAATCAGACTTTTTCGATGCGGATAAGTATTTCCGATATGCTCCTGATTTGGCTCGCGACCCCTTCTATCTCTGGTTAGATAAGTACTTTCTCTTACTGCAAATTCCTGTAGGCGTTGGTTTATATTTGCTTGGCGGTTGGTCTTACGTCATTTGGGGAATGTGTGTACGTTCAGTCTTTCTATGGCATAGCACTTGGTTTATTAATTCTGTTACCCATATGTGGGGCTATCGCACCTTTGAGACTAATGATAATTCGCGCAATCTTTGGTGGGCGGCGATCGTTACCTACGGCGAAGGTTGGCACAATAATCACCATGCTTACCCCAATGTGGCAAAAGCGGGTTGGCGTTGGTGGGAAGTTGATGTGACTTGGTGGGCTATTCAAGTACTTAGAGCTTTCGGTTTAGCAACAAAAGTGGTCATGCCTCCAGCGATCGCCAAATAA